A single region of the Halorhabdus rudnickae genome encodes:
- a CDS encoding VirB4 family type IV secretion system protein — MIREKLPFPRTDDEQPDENEHGASDSSHSDDGDEGRETRAVTVEYDRSDEAVGTVPEIHQSLVAPSAIERTPAAIRTGDRWAKTLWAGEYPDAPMDGFLEEVYAAAETRTTDVSIHLDPRDTQATLDTLENRIEDLQADLEYLTEKHRASSRGVEKDLADHEEMYDVLRNTPMEAFDISTYLAVRGEDRDDADASDVITTARRAPANLTPVAPRWSQLDALTAASPIATDEFDETLDATTPMLGGAVGAMFPFVSGAFAEPGIEYGTYALNESPLILDRFARETGYCTMIIGRLGAGKSFATKLRLVRRAMYDEDTIVVMLDPMRGFAGVSEALGGEQITVGGTRRLNPLEIKPTPEHVLNAVDDLDPWGEQITWVMTFFGTFFEHVADNPLGERSQTLRRATQAAYRRQGITRDPATHAKASPTIRDVIAVLEDFAADPGEFGYETDGEKQAVRKDAESLLKDLRPSFRDEGALANLAKPTEFDLDSKVIYLDLHQEEGAEGRAETTLTMQVLFNSVYERVKQTEKKVVFTIDEAHYLMNDASSLDFLETAVRHSRHFDLSLEFVTQTGGEFALTPEARTIANLCSITLLHRVNEEDDKIAQWFDLNDRQASWVTSAKAGEDEDGYSEALIGIDQEGWFPLRIRASDYEASVIDGGGDFDGGGESGT, encoded by the coding sequence ATGATTCGCGAGAAGCTTCCATTCCCACGAACCGACGACGAACAGCCAGACGAAAACGAACACGGAGCGTCCGACAGTAGCCACAGCGACGACGGCGACGAAGGCCGCGAGACGCGAGCGGTCACCGTCGAGTACGACCGGTCGGACGAGGCGGTCGGCACCGTCCCGGAGATCCACCAGTCGCTGGTCGCACCCTCGGCCATCGAGCGGACGCCCGCCGCGATCCGGACCGGCGATCGGTGGGCGAAGACGCTGTGGGCCGGCGAGTATCCCGACGCGCCGATGGATGGCTTCCTTGAGGAAGTCTACGCGGCCGCCGAAACGCGAACGACCGACGTGAGCATTCACCTCGATCCGCGCGACACGCAGGCGACGCTGGACACCCTCGAAAACCGGATCGAGGACCTCCAGGCCGACCTCGAGTATCTGACCGAGAAGCACCGCGCGAGTTCCCGCGGCGTCGAGAAGGACCTCGCCGACCACGAGGAGATGTACGACGTCCTCCGGAACACGCCGATGGAGGCCTTCGACATCTCGACGTATCTCGCCGTTCGGGGCGAGGACCGCGACGACGCGGACGCCAGCGACGTGATCACGACTGCGCGGCGAGCGCCAGCGAATCTGACGCCCGTCGCGCCGCGCTGGTCACAGTTGGACGCGCTCACCGCAGCGAGTCCGATCGCGACCGACGAGTTCGACGAGACGCTGGACGCGACGACGCCCATGCTCGGCGGCGCAGTCGGCGCGATGTTCCCCTTCGTTTCCGGTGCGTTCGCCGAGCCAGGGATCGAATACGGCACCTACGCGCTCAACGAGAGCCCGCTGATCCTCGATCGCTTCGCGCGGGAAACCGGCTACTGTACCATGATTATCGGCCGCCTCGGCGCGGGCAAATCCTTCGCGACGAAGTTGCGACTGGTTCGGCGGGCGATGTACGACGAGGATACGATCGTCGTCATGCTCGACCCGATGCGGGGGTTTGCGGGCGTCAGCGAGGCCCTCGGCGGCGAGCAGATCACCGTCGGTGGGACGCGCAGGCTGAACCCGCTGGAGATCAAGCCGACGCCCGAGCACGTCCTCAACGCGGTGGATGACCTCGACCCGTGGGGCGAGCAGATCACGTGGGTGATGACCTTCTTCGGGACGTTCTTCGAGCACGTCGCGGACAACCCGCTCGGCGAGCGCAGTCAGACGCTCCGCCGGGCGACGCAGGCGGCCTACCGCCGGCAGGGAATCACGCGCGATCCGGCGACCCACGCGAAAGCGTCGCCGACGATCCGGGACGTGATCGCCGTGCTGGAGGACTTCGCCGCCGATCCCGGCGAGTTCGGCTACGAGACCGACGGCGAGAAACAGGCCGTCCGCAAGGACGCCGAGTCGCTGCTGAAGGACCTGCGACCGTCGTTCCGTGATGAGGGGGCGTTGGCCAACCTCGCGAAGCCCACCGAGTTCGACCTGGATTCGAAGGTCATCTACCTGGATCTCCACCAGGAGGAGGGCGCGGAGGGCCGAGCGGAGACGACGCTGACGATGCAGGTGCTGTTCAACAGCGTCTACGAGCGCGTCAAGCAGACCGAGAAGAAGGTCGTGTTCACCATCGACGAGGCCCACTACCTGATGAACGACGCCTCGTCGCTGGACTTCCTGGAAACGGCCGTCCGGCACAGCCGGCACTTCGATCTGAGTCTGGAGTTCGTCACGCAGACCGGCGGCGAGTTCGCGCTCACGCCGGAGGCCCGGACCATCGCCAATCTCTGTTCGATCACGCTGCTCCACCGCGTGAACGAGGAGGACGACAAGATCGCACAGTGGTTCGACCTGAACGATCGGCAGGCGAGTTGGGTCACGTCGGCGAAGGCCGGCGAGGACGAGGACGGCTACTCCGAGGCGCTGATCGGGATCGATCAGGAAGGCTGGTTCCCGCTGCGGATCCGCGCGAGCGACTACGAGGCGAGCGTGATCGACGGCGGCGGGGACTTCGACGGAGGTGGCGAGTCGGGGACATGA